A window from Roseburia sp. 499 encodes these proteins:
- a CDS encoding carbohydrate ABC transporter permease: MKIKIGLQKTGKVLLLFVFSVFTAFPFLWMMLSALKTKAEIMDVSKFFPAEFQWNNFYEVIFNSPLLKYVWNSLFVSVLTLAIQIVTAAMIAYAIVFMKFKGRKILFAIIMGTYMLPTAATYIPSYIILSKLSLLNTFTGLILSNCVSIFGIFLLRQAFMQVPVGVIEAARIDGASQWKILWQVVCPMTKSSFITFGLMNFITCYNSYMWPSLITDSNEKMMVSQGLRKFFIEGGAYGTEWPLVMAGSALIVLPLLILFAFTQKWFINGIGGDTGMKG; encoded by the coding sequence ATGAAGATAAAAATAGGATTGCAAAAGACGGGAAAAGTGTTATTGCTTTTTGTATTCAGTGTATTTACGGCATTTCCTTTTCTATGGATGATGCTGAGTGCGTTGAAGACAAAAGCGGAGATTATGGATGTGTCAAAGTTTTTTCCGGCAGAGTTTCAATGGAATAATTTTTATGAGGTTATTTTCAATTCGCCATTACTGAAATATGTATGGAACAGTTTATTTGTATCAGTTCTTACATTAGCAATTCAGATTGTAACAGCAGCTATGATTGCTTATGCCATTGTGTTTATGAAGTTTAAGGGAAGAAAAATACTGTTTGCCATTATCATGGGAACTTATATGCTGCCAACGGCAGCCACTTATATTCCGAGTTACATTATTCTTTCTAAACTCAGTTTGCTTAATACTTTTACCGGTTTGATTTTATCTAACTGTGTCAGTATTTTCGGAATCTTTCTGCTTCGGCAGGCATTTATGCAGGTGCCTGTGGGAGTAATAGAGGCGGCAAGGATTGACGGGGCATCCCAATGGAAAATTTTGTGGCAGGTGGTATGCCCTATGACAAAGTCCTCTTTTATTACCTTTGGACTGATGAATTTTATTACCTGTTACAACAGTTATATGTGGCCTTCTCTGATTACAGATTCTAATGAAAAAATGATGGTTTCTCAGGGACTTCGAAAGTTCTTTATTGAAGGAGGCGCATATGGAACAGAATGGCCTCTTGTTATGGCGGGAAGTGCCTTGATTGTATTACCACTGTTGATTCTGTTTGCATTTACCCAGAAATGGTTTATCAATGGAATTGGTGGAGATACCGGTATGAAGGGGTAA
- a CDS encoding DUF6731 family protein, with product MAQTRKIRIEYFQVVKAPIGGNDSGRLYKLEKLILKANELPPEERIFQYYQEEARLDKFLYNKVDDYWYLNFVRLRQTKLPVRAKKTEEATSMHLAEDEYIGEDVSAVYDCKNHILALQRNRDSLSANGIEQYLTELCGEKDNGIFLLPVPIRGINEKINRAKVFRKFTMKFATATELKKTDVKNTSFSRLFQYLDKFESKTATLTISLGRTRKGTLDETTIYEAIDDINNTDGIVTGAEVSVKYSETDPVDVIDLFTMKYHDFIFYKVEKRESIEFSDLVEQIHMKYNRSKEDILRAINE from the coding sequence ATGGCACAGACAAGAAAGATAAGAATTGAGTATTTTCAAGTTGTAAAAGCACCGATAGGAGGAAATGATTCAGGAAGGTTGTACAAATTAGAAAAATTGATATTGAAAGCTAATGAATTACCTCCAGAAGAAAGAATATTTCAGTATTACCAAGAAGAGGCACGTTTGGATAAATTTTTGTATAATAAAGTGGATGACTATTGGTATTTAAACTTTGTAAGATTAAGACAAACAAAGCTTCCGGTTAGAGCAAAAAAGACAGAAGAGGCTACATCAATGCATTTAGCAGAAGATGAATATATAGGTGAAGATGTAAGCGCAGTATATGATTGCAAAAATCATATTTTAGCATTACAAAGGAATCGTGATAGTTTGAGTGCCAATGGAATTGAGCAGTATTTAACAGAATTGTGTGGAGAAAAAGATAATGGTATTTTTTTACTACCTGTACCGATAAGAGGGATTAATGAAAAAATAAATCGTGCAAAAGTATTTAGGAAATTTACAATGAAATTTGCAACAGCAACTGAGTTGAAAAAAACGGATGTGAAGAATACATCATTTTCAAGGTTGTTTCAATATCTAGATAAATTTGAATCAAAAACAGCCACCTTAACAATTTCGCTTGGAAGGACTAGAAAAGGTACGTTAGATGAAACTACAATATATGAAGCAATAGATGATATCAACAATACAGACGGAATTGTAACTGGAGCAGAGGTTAGCGTAAAATATTCTGAAACAGATCCAGTAGATGTAATAGATTTATTTACTATGAAATACCATGATTTTATATTTTATAAAGTTGAAAAACGAGAATCTATAGAGTTCAGTGATTTGGTTGAACAAATACACATGAAGTATAATAGAAGCAAGGAAGATATTTTAAGAGCCATAAATGAATAA
- a CDS encoding MurR/RpiR family transcriptional regulator yields MWKIELKVHYPKLSKQQQQVADYLLQQEERAGTMTIRECAKGAEVGQPTVLRMLKVCGYESWSAFQHEVWKNMGQKEEGTVLEIAEGFRKRGEGRKENGVLQIIRDDIQMIADMAGHLDMNQLNQVVKIMKRAKIIDVYGTDNSANAAAELSGRLLHLGLTSRNYSDLFFQKISAGHLGEKDVAVSFSISGETIAVIEALKAAKQCGAVTVAVTGDAESTLAECADYVFVTPTIYAHEVSRWIASRISQIAFVDTLCAAIMESDMERFSEQLSKSTREFEEDISERAKQME; encoded by the coding sequence ATGTGGAAGATTGAATTGAAGGTACACTATCCCAAACTTAGTAAACAGCAGCAACAAGTAGCGGATTATTTATTGCAGCAGGAGGAACGAGCTGGAACCATGACGATTCGGGAATGTGCCAAGGGAGCAGAAGTCGGGCAGCCCACTGTATTACGGATGCTGAAAGTATGTGGGTATGAGAGCTGGTCTGCTTTTCAGCATGAGGTTTGGAAAAACATGGGACAGAAAGAAGAAGGAACGGTTCTTGAGATTGCGGAGGGATTTCGGAAAAGAGGGGAAGGACGAAAGGAAAATGGTGTTCTTCAGATTATTCGAGATGATATTCAGATGATAGCGGATATGGCAGGTCATTTGGATATGAATCAGTTGAATCAAGTGGTAAAAATTATGAAAAGGGCAAAAATTATTGATGTCTATGGAACAGATAATTCAGCAAATGCAGCAGCAGAACTTTCAGGAAGACTTTTACATCTGGGACTTACCAGTAGGAATTATTCAGATTTATTTTTTCAAAAAATTAGTGCAGGACATTTGGGAGAGAAAGATGTGGCAGTGAGTTTTTCCATTTCGGGAGAAACCATAGCTGTTATCGAGGCGTTAAAGGCAGCGAAGCAGTGTGGAGCAGTTACAGTAGCGGTAACAGGAGATGCAGAATCAACATTGGCAGAATGTGCAGATTATGTATTTGTAACTCCCACCATTTATGCACATGAGGTCAGCAGATGGATAGCATCCCGGATTTCACAGATTGCATTTGTGGATACACTTTGTGCAGCCATTATGGAAAGTGATATGGAACGTTTTAGTGAGCAGCTTAGTAAATCTACCAGGGAATTTGAAGAGGATATTTCGGAGCGTGCAAAGCAAATGGAATAA
- a CDS encoding MATE family efflux transporter: MLKKILKDSLPTIVSLTLSGMYSVVDGLFIGKATGDIGLAAINIAWPITAVITAIGIGIGVGGSVLISHSRGQGEQEESQRAGNNTVTLLTVAGVAITILLLVCYQEILKILGAQNVVYEEAEKYSEIIVKGSILQILGTGMLPILRNMNMSVAAMVSMITGLIANISVNYYLMFEQGLGIQGAAYGTVIAQGIVVCISMILLWRKQKVKPYLERQLCSNIIKTGITAFGMSIAPSVTLIFTNWQCLVYGGEEAVACYAVISYITFPVQYMLSGIGDGTQPLMSYYYGAGKQEEVKQIRKIAYMLACIIGVTATVLTVGLSSYIGRWFGLSGGALGYFWTGMRISASAFLLLGFVKFNTAYLNATMQTKKAVFHTYVESFLIAPVLLYLFPVFAEINGVWIAFPVTAGCMLLIYKLILVIEKRGRIRNEKEIDSKENK; this comes from the coding sequence ATGCTGAAGAAAATCTTGAAAGACTCTTTGCCTACGATTGTTTCTCTGACTTTATCTGGAATGTATAGTGTGGTGGATGGTCTGTTTATTGGAAAGGCCACCGGAGATATCGGATTGGCAGCAATAAATATTGCATGGCCTATTACAGCAGTGATTACAGCAATTGGCATTGGAATTGGAGTCGGAGGAAGTGTTCTGATTTCTCATTCCAGAGGACAGGGAGAACAAGAAGAAAGTCAACGGGCAGGAAATAATACAGTTACACTGCTGACAGTGGCAGGTGTAGCTATTACAATTTTGCTTTTGGTGTGCTACCAAGAGATTTTAAAAATATTGGGTGCACAAAATGTAGTATATGAGGAAGCGGAGAAATATAGTGAGATTATAGTAAAGGGCAGTATTCTTCAGATATTGGGAACCGGTATGCTTCCCATTCTTAGAAATATGAATATGTCAGTGGCTGCTATGGTAAGTATGATTACAGGGTTGATTGCCAATATTAGTGTGAATTACTATCTGATGTTTGAACAGGGACTTGGGATTCAGGGAGCGGCCTATGGAACTGTGATTGCGCAAGGAATTGTAGTTTGTATTAGTATGATTCTTTTGTGGAGAAAGCAGAAGGTGAAGCCTTATCTGGAAAGGCAGTTATGCAGTAACATCATAAAGACAGGAATTACAGCATTTGGAATGTCCATAGCGCCGTCTGTTACACTGATTTTTACGAATTGGCAGTGTCTTGTTTACGGAGGAGAAGAAGCAGTAGCGTGTTATGCAGTCATATCTTATATTACCTTTCCGGTGCAGTATATGTTATCCGGAATTGGAGATGGGACTCAGCCATTAATGAGCTATTATTATGGAGCAGGAAAACAGGAAGAAGTAAAACAGATTCGAAAAATTGCTTATATGCTTGCGTGTATCATTGGAGTAACAGCTACAGTATTAACAGTAGGATTATCTTCGTACATAGGAAGATGGTTCGGCTTGTCCGGTGGAGCTTTGGGGTATTTTTGGACAGGAATGAGAATCAGTGCATCAGCTTTTCTTTTGCTTGGATTTGTAAAGTTTAATACGGCATATTTGAATGCTACCATGCAGACAAAAAAGGCGGTTTTTCATACTTATGTAGAGAGCTTTCTGATTGCGCCGGTGTTATTGTATCTTTTTCCGGTATTTGCAGAAATCAATGGAGTATGGATTGCCTTTCCGGTAACGGCGGGATGTATGCTTCTTATTTATAAACTGATTTTAGTGATAGAAAAACGAGGAAGGATAAGAAATGAAAAGGAAATTGACAGTAAAGAAAATAAGTAG
- a CDS encoding carbohydrate ABC transporter permease, whose translation MKRKLTVKKISSAWLFVIPALIPLIVFWIYPILRSIYISFTDWDYMSPNYNFVFFDNFIALFKDQRFYDVLWNTVVFTIGTLIPTIVLGLLLALLMQKSFKGSGIIKFILFSPWVTPTVAVSIVWTWIYDPSSGIANAILDFLGLPGLQWIKSSQTAMIAVIIVTVWKSLGYAMIFYLSALEKVPKELYEASGMDGAKSWQRFRDVTIPCISPTTFFLMIITMVNSLQAYDQIQILTQGGPSGSTRTLLYMYYQLGFEEFNMGQATAVAIVLILITVLLSVVQFTGSKKWVHY comes from the coding sequence ATGAAAAGGAAATTGACAGTAAAGAAAATAAGTAGTGCGTGGTTGTTTGTAATTCCGGCACTGATACCTTTGATTGTATTTTGGATTTATCCTATTTTGAGATCCATATACATTAGTTTTACCGATTGGGACTATATGTCTCCAAACTATAATTTTGTATTTTTTGATAATTTTATAGCATTGTTCAAAGACCAGCGTTTTTATGATGTTTTGTGGAATACGGTAGTATTTACTATTGGAACCTTGATTCCAACAATTGTGCTGGGATTGTTATTGGCATTGTTGATGCAAAAGTCTTTTAAAGGAAGTGGAATTATTAAATTCATTCTTTTTTCGCCATGGGTTACACCGACCGTTGCAGTTTCCATTGTATGGACATGGATTTATGATCCAAGTTCCGGTATCGCCAATGCCATACTGGACTTTTTGGGGCTGCCGGGACTTCAGTGGATTAAGAGTTCGCAAACGGCGATGATTGCCGTAATTATTGTAACGGTCTGGAAGAGTCTTGGATATGCTATGATATTTTATTTATCAGCGTTGGAAAAGGTGCCCAAGGAACTCTATGAAGCAAGTGGAATGGACGGAGCAAAGAGCTGGCAGAGATTTCGGGATGTGACCATTCCGTGTATCTCACCTACCACTTTTTTCCTAATGATTATTACCATGGTCAATTCTCTTCAGGCATATGACCAGATTCAGATTTTGACCCAGGGAGGACCTTCCGGTAGCACCAGAACGTTACTCTATATGTATTACCAGTTAGGATTTGAGGAATTTAACATGGGACAGGCAACTGCGGTAGCCATTGTGTTGATTCTGATTACCGTGCTGCTGTCTGTGGTTCAATTCACCGGTTCTAAGAAATGGGTACATTACTAA